AATGGAAGAGGTGATGGCAAGGCATCTCAATGGcagtctcctcctcctcaaaTTCCAAAAGACACACGGGGCACTTGAGCTCTTTAGGAGGGAGTGCTGATCAGGAGAGCTGCTACAGGCCCTACCTCCCAGCTCCCACTCCTGAAGGACACTCTTGCCCCAACCTGGCCTGGAAAATTAAGGGCCAGACCATAGTCTGGCTGGGGTAGGAAGTGGGTCTGGCTGACCTGCCCCAAACAGCAGAAAGAATTAGTGTTCTCACCAGCCTGAGGGCCCCTGATGACTGTCCTAGGGAGGTTCTCAACCACAGTCTTAGCAGCAGGTGGAGGCAGGTGGTGATCCCAATCTACAACCAACCCCAAGTCTTCAAAGTCCATCCTATTGAAAAGTGACCTGGGAAGAAGGATGCAAAGTCAGAACCAAAGAAAATCATCCTTTCTCTTTGCCCTCACAATCCACTAGGCGTTAACAGATACATACCCTGCCCAGTTAATAGTAATCATAGCTACTCCTCAGTAGTGCTCACTAGATAAAAAGCAGTGGGAAATGATTTACAGCTACTATCAGACAAACCCAAGCACGCAGGCCGTTTATTCCCATTTCATACAGgcaacaggctcagagaagttattcAGGCCACGCAGGGATAACCTGGTAAAGCCAGATTCCAAGTGGCAGTGTCGACTTCCGTGCTTGGAGTTCCTAACGAACGTATTTACTCACACCCTCAGGCCCCTACCCCGCCCCCATGACCCGCCTCCTCCCCTACTTCCTGGGGCCCTCCTCCTCCCGCCCGTGACCCCACCACCCCCCTACTCTCCGGCTCCAGTCTGTCCCAAAATCCCCTTGCCCCGGCACGCTCACGAATGATCCAAATGATCAACTTCCCCCCGAATCTCGCCGCCGGACTAACACCCCAGACTATTTATCCGTCCTCCCCAGAATCCGCTGCCCCAGATAATCCGGCTTCtccagccagccccagcccagaaacctgctgcctgggccccacctcccaGCCACCCACCTTGCAAGCTCCAGCAGCATGTTGGTTCGGGCCTCCTGCTCGGTATCCAACGGCTCGCAGTCGTGTTCATCGAAATAGGACGCCATGGCAGCCGGGTTGGCTGACACAGCCCTCACAGCCCCCGGTACTGCGGCCTCGCGGTACTAACCAATAAACTGGCGACTTGAGTGAGGATGACCAATCAGAGCACCCGAAAGGCGGGCACAGTGGCTCGTTAGACGCACATGAAGCGGAAGTATCAATTTTGTAGCTTCTCATTGGCTTAAAAAAGTCAGGTGACCAAAGGCTAAAGCCAATGGCAGAGCCCGGGGCTGGTCAGGAAGCGGCTGTTCTGGAGTCCGAGTCTAGGTTAGGTACCTGGGGATGACGTGTGGATCGGGTCTGTAGCACCCGGAAAAGCCAAGTATTTGGGATGTCGGGGTCCTTAGTCTGCTCTGCGGCTCAGAGGGCCTAGGCAGTGCAAGATGCTAGAGACCTCAGAGAGAGGGAGGCGCTGGCCCAGGGGCTCAGGGTTCTGCGAGCCTAGGGAAAGAGACTGGAGTCAGGGTGCTTCCCGCTGCTCTGCCTTGGACCCCGCTGGACACTTACGCACCCGCTGGGTTCTAGTTGGTTCAGGGGTTGGCGCTTGATTCCCCCTAGATCCCcgcaagacaaacaaaaatgtcctgCTCATTTCTTCTGTGTTAGGCACAATAATAAAATGTGGGGCAAACCTCCCCAGCTGACAGGGGGAAGATCCCTGCCGGGGAACCTGGGGCCTTACCTGCTCCTGGGACTATCTATGTAACCTTCAGCCCATTGCTCAACTTCTCCCCTAGCTTCTGTAAAACTAGTGTCTTGAATTAAATAAGTTGTTTGCATCCCTGACTACCCATGAATctcctggagagagaaggagagaaaaggttgTAGCTTTAGAAAAAACCCGTGTCTGATACTCTCAAAGACTAATTTCACTGATCCGATTTAACTGAACTGGGCATGGTAGTTTTACAggtggttctatttttttttaacatttaattaatttacattacATGGAAACAGTcttaagaggattttttttttaggaagattagccccaaactaacatcagccaccaatcctccttttttttttttttttgctgaggaagactggccctgagctaacgtctgtgcccatcttcctctactttatatgtaggacgcctgccacagcatggcttgacaagcagcataggtccgcacccaggatccaaaccgccaaaccctgggctgctgaagctgaacgtgcgaacttaactgctgtgccacccggcggCCCCTATAGGTGATTCTATTGTGAggcagggttgagaaccactgtactaAATGATTTGGATGATAGCTACCATTTATCTGGCATCTAGAACCCATTACATTGATGGATATTTTACACACAGCATAAATAATCCTCACAATTGTCCTCGGAGATAAGTATCATTATCCCTTTTTACATATGTAAAACCCAAGTCCCAGAAGTGGCTTGCCCATGTTTGCACAGCCTCTAAGTGGTGTTGCTGACCCTGGCAGAGCCAAgggctttcctccttcttccccaggaaaggaagagggtAATGAGCCCAGCCGAAGTAACAGGATCTGTGAGGGTAAAGCGCCACACAAGTCTCTGgcttgttcttgtttctcagtcAGCCCTCACTCTCCCGAAAAGGAACTGCTTCTGTTAAACCCTTCACCCTGAATTCCCCTTCCCACCCACACTTGAGTTTGAGATGGAGTGAAATAGCCCAGGCAGAGGCTGCCCTGCTTCCACCATCTTGGTAgggccttctttccttcttcaacGGCCTTCACCCAGTGATCTTTCCTGTGGCCCAGAAGGCAGTGCTGACTTGGCCCTCTGTGGCCCTGGAGCTTTGAAAAGTCCGAATTCTTTCTTACAAGGCAAACGCCAGGCCATCCTTTGTGAGTCGGCATTGTAGCACCATAGAAGCCCTTCCCATTTTCATTGCTGCCTGCCTCATCTGTAATTTGGTGTAAAGTTTGAAGAACGTGGGCAGTGaaattgaggaggaggaggcattCAGAGAGGGAAAAGTCTACCTGAAGGTGACAGTCTCATGATATAAAAATCTTTGAAGTGCTTGCCTCATTGTCATACCATGTAGCATCCCACTGGTTCTCTGAGCATCCCCAAGacatcagaaaaataatagatttcaTTCTCAGAGAAACAGGCCCAGAGGGCAATGATTGAAGGGTCTGGTTTGGGGGCTGTTGTGTCTTTACACCTGCACTCCGAAAGGATCTGTCTGTGAGGGGTGGATCAagtagggaagggagagaagggggccACCTCCCAGGGATGGAGTCCTTTGGCTGGTGGACTTTCTAAGCAGTCCTGGGGTGGAAGCAAAGCAGGATGAACCAACCTGGACACCttcagacatgcacacacatacacacacacacgcacaccagcTTTTAACCAAACAGCAGCTTTTACTGAGCTccaggtggggctggcctggcatgGCCAGTGCAGCAGGCTGCCCTCAAGGGCCAGTCTGTGGCATGATAGGAGATGCAAAGGTGGACACATTGGGGCTGCCCTTCAGCACTCACTGGGGTGGCTCAGATGGGAGCAAACGCCAGGGTTCTCTGGAGACTAGAACCAGCCAGTGCGGTCATTCGACCTCTCCTCCAGGCCAAGCTGGGTCAGTCCCCAGGCCTTGAGATAATGCCTGTGTCCTGGGCCTGTGGGACACTGTTGTCCTTGCTTGTCTGTGGGAGAAAGACGGCCAGCAGCACAATCAGGATGATGAGCAGGACAAAGCCCACCACCAGCCCCAAGCAGATCCGGCAACGGATGTTCTCCCAGCGCTTCTTCTGGGCCAGGGTCTTGGTTGTCTTGCTGAAGGCTGAGCTCTGTGGATGCCCCCCAGACACAGGGTAGGAGTTAGTTGTTCCCCCAGAGCTCCAGAGCCAGctcctcccaaccccaccccagcatggcctagTTTCCTCCTGAATCCTCCCCATCCGGTCTGCTCCCTTTCTCCACACAGCTTGCGCTGGGACCCTCCCAGCCTGACTCCTGGTCTTGGGCACTGGTGTAGCCCTTGACTCACAGCCCTGTGGACTCACCCCCAGTTAACAATGCCAGTCCTTAACGTTCAGGAAAGTCCACAGCTTTAAACCAAGGACTTATTACTTCATGAAGCCTACCCATTGCATATCTAGACTCAGGGTGCCTCAAGAAACCCACAGGCCCCACACTGGCCCCCAAGCAAGCCTCAGGTTCCACGAAGGGGCTGGAGACCCTGAGCACAGCCTGACAGCTCCCTCTGAAGAACCCTTGCAGcctttccctccctgctccctgcttccCCAGGCCTCACACCATGTCCAGGAGTTGGTCTGAACGCTGCTCCAGCTCCGCCAGTTTCCCATCGCGTTCCAGGACCTTGTCGAAGTTGTTGAGCATGATTTCCGTCACCTCCTCCGCCTGCCGCTGGCACCGTTCCAACTCATTCCCTGCCTGGGCATCAAGCCCAAGGTCAGGGCTGCAAGAGGCCCCCATCTGGCCCTCATCCTGAGACCTAGAGGCCTCCTTGCCCccactgtgtttgtgtgtgtgtgtgtgcgcatgtgcgtGCGCATGCAAGCCTGTGTgcacgtgcacgcacacacacatgcagtgtCTGAGTAGGGGAAACAGCATCTTTCATGTAAGGGTATGATATGTGAAGAGTGAAGGGCCGGCCTCCTGGCTGAGTGTGGCTCACCTTGGTCTCACAGGCTCCTCTCCTTGGCCATCAAGGTAGGTCCTGGGTCAGCCTTGGCTTCAAGCATCTCAGCTTACTCTAAAGTGCCTCAGGATGGGACCTTCCCAGGACCCCAGCCTCCCACAAAGCAGACACTTTTCCCACCTGCTCTAGGATGGCCTCTACCCAATGTATGCCTGCCTCATGGCTTCCCATTGGCCTAAGGAGGCAGCAAAGAACAGGGAACCAAGCTACTTGGCTAGAAGCCAGACAGGGAGGAGATCTACCCTACAGAGCTAGAAAGGTAATTTGGGACCACCACACATCATAACCTCTGCTTaaccccacagacacacacagacacaaactgAGATCAGatctccctccctgggcctctgacTGGTCAGGCCAGTTCTGCCTCATGGCCTGACCCTACATCCACATTAATGCTCGAAGTTGATTCCCTGTCTGCCTGGGAACCTCAGCCTTCCTGGCCTCTGGTCTCCAGCCTTCCAGCTGGCCTGGATCTTCACTAGGATCCAACTCACTGAGACAAGACCAACTCATGGATTTCCCAGCCTGGGCAGCAGCCTCTCCTGACAAAATAATCAAGCTCATTTCAGAGGACTGGGAAGGGAGGTGCAGGGTCCAAGCCAGGGGAGGttgagaggacaggagagaggaagaaagcacaGGATACAAGCAAGAAAGGAACTGGGCTTTGGATGCATGCAACTGAGAGAGACTCAGGGCAGAAGGCCCTAGCGAGAGCTGGAGGTCCAGGAGCAGGTCCAGGGACATGTCAGGGAGATGCATACCAGTGGATTAACAAACCACAGTAACTCCTCCCAGCCTTGTCCCCCACAGCCCATCCCTGTTTTCATCTCCTCCCCACAGAGCATTGGGCAAGCTCTCTTTCCTGCTAAACCGTATTGCCCATTGTCTTCAGCAAACATTTTGGCACTTGACTGAATTCCACTTAAAaccagagaaagggaagggatcTTGTGGTCACAGAGGGCCACCTACTCAGGCAAGAATCCTTATTCAGGATCCTTGCAGCTGTCTTGCACACAACCTCCAAGCATTCCCAGTATATGAGTCCTAGCTCCCCAACTGGACCACAAGCTCCtagagggagggcaggggccagtaCCCTGCCTTTGTCTGCCACCATCCCGGGGAGGCAGAACAGCACTGACCATTGCACGGACTCAGTGAGGGGGTCAACTGCATTTTAGCCTGTCCAAAAGCAGCTCTGATTCTCAAGAGATGTTATCCTTGTGTGTTTATCTAGCCCAGCAGGAGTTTCGAGGGGCAGGCATCTGAAACCCAAGTAGGTCAATATTTACTCATGAGCTAGAAAAGCAACCTGCTTTGAGAGGGGGCAGGCAAACCACAGCAGAGGGGTGCACTCAGAGACTGGGGGAAGCAGTAACTGGGGAACAAGGAAGAATGATGAAGAGAGCAGAGAAACTGCACTTGTCTCTACCTTTTCCCGAGTCAACCATCATCATTGCTATTATTACTGCTATTTTACTCAACAAGGCTCCATTATTTGGAGCCTGTCACATTCAAACAGTCCAAGGCACGCACACACCCCCCATTCAAATAGTCCAAGGCAAAAACCTGGAAATGGACAAAGATTCGAAAATGAGAATCACTACTAAAGATGGGTGGGACACTGgatattattttttctactctGAATGCTACAGCTGTTGTTATCTTATTCTCCAACATGGGGTGACGTTGGGTCACATTCTCCAGGAGAGCTGGCTGTGCCTCCTGCTGCAGTCTGTAGCCTCCTTCCCCCACTGCAAAAGTCAGCCCTTTCCGGAGCCAAGATGGGCCCAGGAGTAAAAAAAACATTCACTCCAGGGAGCACAGAGGCCTCAGGCTCAAGTCTCTGGCCCTCCTTGGCCCCACTCAACCAGAGGAAAACAGACACTGTATGCACAGGTCTCTGCTGGCACagtgagaaataaagaattacaGGTGTGGAAGGAGGTAAGCGACCAGAAGGCAAGGCCATGCCGCCTCCTGCCACAGTGAACTcagcatagtgcctagcacacaatggatgagcagaaaatattttctgaatgaattgCGCCTGTTCTTAAGAAGTCACTATAGGTTGGGGGAAAGAGACATATATGAAACAATCAGAGAAAGTAAAGAGTTACACTGTGAGATACAAATAGTGAGGGTTGGAGTGGCCCACAGAGAGGGGGATTCTTGGAACTGCGATGGACAGGATGTGAGCCCTTTATGGATGGGGTGGAAGTGGGGCATTCTCGGcatgaagagacagacagacgcTCAGGACAGTGATGGAGCAGGCAGCGGGTAAGGGTGGAGGGGCAAGAAGGGGCCAGAGAAAGCAGTAAAAGTCAAGAAGAGGAAGCTCCCTTGGAGGGAGGGATAGAAGGAGAACTAGTGTAGGTTTCTGAGCCAAGGGTAACACTGAAGAGGTGCTTCAGGATAATTTCTCTCTTGGTGGTAGACTGGCATGGACAGAAGTGAGAAAACTCAGGGCAGAGAGGCCAGCCAGAAGGGCTGGAGAAGTGCCACCAGCAAGGGTATGAGGAGATGTCCGCCAGGCTAGCGgggagcacagagcagagagaggaagggagggtgagACAGGAACTTCCAAGCCCTGCCAAGGGCCTGCAGGACTTAAGGTTTCGAgccgggggagggaggggcagcagcGTTGTTGGCAGACAGAGGGTGGTAGTTACACAGGAAATGTTCTTGATAGACCGCTACCCTCTGAAGAGAAGATTCCTCTTTGATCTGAAAACAAACCTCTCAAACACCTCCCTGTCCGAACTCTCCTGTCTCCCCTCTCTTTTGGTTAGTGCCTAAGACACCCTCTTCCAGCTGTCATGGTCATCATAGTCAGATGGCCCCGGGCAGCAACCGGGTGTATCAACTCCTTCCTGGGTCAGCACTCACTCACGTGAGCTCAGAGACTAAGAGCAGTTCTTTACATTGGGGCCCTGGGTTccttcaaatcctgcctctgctgctcacCAGCTGAGTGACCGAAGACTGAGGACATGACCTTTCTGaccctccacttcctcatctgtaaagtggtgaCAATAACATCTACCATAATGTTGGCTAAGGCATGTgacatattataaataaagtgcttagcacaatacctGACACATACTAAATGCTCAATATATAACAGCTATTATTATTGATGTAGCTCAAGTTtccttagtttatttttttgcagtCAGATCCCAAGAACTACACAATACTTGTGGTCAGTAAAACCTCTTATATATACACAGCCCAGCAAGCTCTTCCTTATCGCACTTAATTGCTTCTAACCTAAATACAGAACTTGACATGGGCCTTTGATAACCTACATCTAGTTTATTTTCATCAGGCACTACAGGCTGTTGAGAAGGTTTTATATCTTGACAGTAATAACATCCACTATTCAACGGGCACATACTCTGAGCTAAGCACTGTGCTGCTAGCTGTtcgctttatctcatttaatcctcagaacaatccaCTGAGGACAGTACTATTATCCcacttttataagaaactgaggctcaaaggggtTAAATCCACccatccaaggtcacagagccagtgagTAGAAGATCTGAAAATTGAACCAACATACACTCCAAAGATCACATTAACCTTAACCCCTGTGCTCAGCTGAATGCAGGTCGAGGTCAAATGCTTTAGCTGGCTTGTTAAAGACTCACTAGACCCATTGATGCTGCCAACTCAACTTGTATATGTGTGAGGGAGGTCCATGGCTCAAAACCCAAATTCTTTGGACAGTGCATGAGAGGACCATCTATAAGATGAATGAATTCAAGTCACTACCCATTCAGTTTCCATCTTTCCCATCACTTTTTTGTTCCTACTTTATCCCTATACCCATCACCATGTCTGGCACAAAATAAATGCCcaagaaatacttgttgattgaATGAACCAGAGacgaagagaagagaagggaaaggaagaaggaccagggagggaagggggatgggaaaaaggaagggaaagatcgaggggcagagaaaggggcaggagtgaaagaagaaacagaggatgGGGCTAGGAGATGGGTAGGAGAGAGAGATCAATGTACCCTCCCCAGGCTCTGATCCACTGTTTGCCTCACATGAACCTGTAAGAGTCCTAGAGTTTTCCAGTCCCCCCCAGTAAATTGTCCTGGCCTCAGCCTTCATTTCAGgagcttcctcttctccccaagtGCTAAGAGTCAGCTGGAATCCAACCCCCAGGCCCATCTGATCCCTTGCCCTCCATGCTAGGaagtgggctctgggctctgtcGCATTCTCCAAGCCTCCCTCAGTTTCCTGGCGTGGCCTTAGAGCTCAGCACCATCTTCCTGccctgcttcctcttcctgcctccagttCCCTGGAGATGAGGCCATCCAGGCATCACGACCCCTAGCCAGGCCACATCCACTACACTTCTGCCAGCTCCTCAGTGGCCGATCTTAAAGCTCCAAGCCTGCTTCCTGCCAGGCCCATCTTCCCAGAGGTCCCAGAGAAGAGGGGAAGCAGTGGCACCACCTGCTTCTGATACCTTTGCCTTGGAGATGGCAAGTGAGGACAGAGGCCAGAGTGTGCAGCAGGAGTGGAGGATGACTCAACTCAGGAATTTGTCCCTAGTTATGGGTTAGGAGGGACTCAGGCCTAAGCCACACTCTGATAACTTCAGTGGAACTTTTATAGTAaacatcttcctttctttttccccagaGGAAGGAGTTTGCCCTCCAGCAccctgccacggggctggcatgGCCCCCACCACCCCAGCTGCTCAGGTTTCCAACTCCCAGCCCGGCTTGGCTCCTCACAGCTCCAGGAAGGGCTGAAGAGGTCATCACATTACCTACCACTTTTGGAAGCAGGTTTTGAGTGCCGGGCGGGCCTCTGTCATTAACCTCAAAAAGACCCAGCAAGGCAGGTATTGCTGACCCCACTTCACAGATGCGGAAGAAAGGCTCAGGGACGTTAAGTGAGTTGCCCCGGGTCACAGTCCCGGTAAGTGGCCACCACCAGGCTCTCAGCCTGGAGTCTGACTCCCAACCCGGTGCTCGTAACCACTTCGCTCAGGGAAGTGGGCAGCCCGAGTCCCGCTCACTCCGCCCGCACAGCCCGGACCAGGAGCACGCCGCACTTTCCCTCCCGGGGACCGCGGGGAGCGGAGGGTCTGGCCGCGGTCACCTCGCCGCCGAGGGGACCAGCGCAGGTCCCGAGGGACGCCCCCTCCCTCGGACTTCAGACTTCTGCCTCGCACCCCTacgctctccctctgcccctcgcCCGCCGGCCCCGCCCTGCCCGGGGGCCTCACCATCGCTGCAGCAGTCGCCTGGCCCTCTCCAGCTCCTCTGCCCGCCGAGCGCCCACAGCGCCCGAGaaccaggaggaa
This genomic interval from Equus quagga isolate Etosha38 chromosome 5, UCLA_HA_Equagga_1.0, whole genome shotgun sequence contains the following:
- the VAMP5 gene encoding vesicle-associated membrane protein 5; this translates as MAGNELERCQRQAEEVTEIMLNNFDKVLERDGKLAELEQRSDQLLDMSSAFSKTTKTLAQKKRWENIRCRICLGLVVGFVLLIILIVLLAVFLPQTSKDNSVPQAQDTGIISRPGD
- the RNF181 gene encoding E3 ubiquitin-protein ligase RNF181, coding for MASYFDEHDCEPLDTEQEARTNMLLELARSLFNRMDFEDLGLVVDWDHHLPPPAAKTVVENLPRTVIRGPQAELKCPVCLLEFEEEETAIEMPCHHLFHSNCILPWLSKTNSCPLCRHELPTDDDTYEEHRRDKARKQQQKHRLENLHGAMYT